The following are encoded together in the Pseudodesulfovibrio indicus genome:
- the pgsA gene encoding CDP-diacylglycerol--glycerol-3-phosphate 3-phosphatidyltransferase, whose product MDRKKLFNLPNCLTMARILAAPFIVLLLYFEMWFQFKFGSYFAFGLYFLACVTDYFDGKIAREQNAITNLGKFLDPLADKLLIGSALIMLVRLGPGWGVPAWVVIIIICRELAVTGMRAIAAEMGEVVAADKLGKAKTLTQSLSLGFLIFHYPLFGWDPRPTGIVLLYIALALTVVSGGNYLYNFYKKWISVPEGE is encoded by the coding sequence ATGGACAGGAAAAAGCTATTCAACCTTCCGAACTGTCTGACCATGGCCCGGATTCTGGCGGCTCCGTTCATCGTGCTGCTGCTCTATTTCGAGATGTGGTTCCAGTTCAAGTTCGGCTCCTACTTCGCCTTCGGCCTGTATTTCCTGGCCTGCGTCACGGACTACTTCGACGGCAAGATCGCGAGGGAGCAGAACGCCATCACCAACCTTGGCAAGTTCCTGGACCCCCTGGCGGACAAGCTGCTCATCGGCTCCGCGCTGATCATGCTCGTCCGGCTCGGACCGGGCTGGGGCGTACCCGCCTGGGTGGTGATCATCATCATCTGCCGCGAGCTGGCGGTCACCGGGATGCGCGCCATCGCCGCCGAGATGGGCGAGGTGGTCGCCGCGGACAAGCTGGGCAAGGCCAAGACCCTGACCCAGTCCCTGTCCCTGGGTTTCCTCATCTTCCACTATCCGCTCTTCGGCTGGGACCCCCGGCCCACGGGGATAGTGCTGTTGTACATAGCCCTGGCGCTGACCGTGGTCTCGGGCGGGAACTACCTGTACAACTTCTACAAGAAGTGGATCTCCGTCCCGGAAGGGGAGTGA
- a CDS encoding Mrp/NBP35 family ATP-binding protein, with protein sequence MSECSSGSCGSAGGSSCGSGGSTSAKMKIQDEMIKSTLEKIKYKLFIMSGKGGVGKSSVSVNVAAALAARGFKVGLMDVDIHGPSVPTLLGISGCLEIDRGSLILPKEYNDNLHVVSMESLLKDPDQAVLWRGPMKTSAIRQFISDVQWGELDFLVVDSPPGTGDEPMTVLKTIPDALSVVVTTPQEVSLSDVRKSINFLQYAKAPILGVVENMSGLVCPHCHQSIDLFKKGGGRALAEKYGLDFLGAIPLDPATVVAGDLGTPVVLLEEDSFAKSAFIELADTIAEAAQKSLEAASTTNT encoded by the coding sequence ATGAGTGAATGCAGTTCCGGTTCCTGCGGCAGCGCGGGAGGTTCTTCCTGCGGCAGCGGTGGGTCCACCAGCGCGAAGATGAAAATCCAGGACGAGATGATCAAGTCCACCCTGGAGAAGATCAAATACAAGCTGTTCATCATGAGCGGCAAGGGCGGGGTGGGCAAGAGCTCGGTTTCGGTCAACGTGGCCGCCGCCCTGGCGGCGCGGGGCTTCAAGGTCGGGCTCATGGACGTGGATATCCATGGTCCCAGCGTGCCGACCCTGCTCGGCATCTCCGGTTGCCTGGAGATCGACCGGGGGTCCCTGATCCTGCCCAAGGAATATAACGACAACCTCCACGTGGTCTCCATGGAGTCCCTGCTCAAGGACCCGGACCAGGCGGTGCTGTGGCGCGGTCCCATGAAGACCTCGGCCATCCGCCAGTTCATCTCCGACGTGCAGTGGGGCGAGCTGGACTTTCTGGTGGTCGATTCCCCTCCGGGCACCGGCGACGAGCCCATGACCGTGCTGAAGACCATTCCGGACGCCCTGTCGGTGGTGGTCACCACCCCGCAGGAGGTTTCCCTGTCCGACGTGCGCAAGTCCATCAATTTTCTTCAGTACGCCAAGGCCCCGATCCTCGGCGTGGTCGAGAACATGTCCGGGCTGGTCTGCCCGCACTGCCACCAGTCCATCGACCTGTTCAAGAAGGGCGGCGGCAGGGCGCTGGCCGAGAAGTACGGCCTCGACTTCCTGGGCGCCATCCCGCTCGATCCGGCCACGGTGGTGGCGGGCGATCTCGGCACCCCGGTGGTCCTGCTCGAAGAGGATTCCTTCGCCAAGAGCGCGTTCATCGAGCTGGCGGACACCATAGCGGAAGCGGCCCAGAAGAGCCTCGAGGCGGCCTCGACAACGAACACCTAG